The Xanthomonas sp. DAR 80977 nucleotide sequence GAACTGGACCTTCCTGCCGACGCGGCGCCGCCCGCATGAGCCGGCGCCGCGCATTCCGGCTGGCCGGGCTTGCAGGGCTGAGCGCGGCGGCGCTGGCCGGCTGCGTCAGCACGCCGTTGCCCGACCTGGCGCAACCGCTGCCGCCGCAGTGGAGCGCGCTGCCGGCCGCGGCCTCGCCGCGCCCGGCCGGCAGCGCCTGGTGGCAGGACTTCCACGACCCGCAACTGGACGCGCTGGTCGCGCAGGCGCTGCGCGACGACCTCGACGTCGCCCAGGCCTTGGCCAGGCTGCGCGCCGCGCGGCGCATGGACGGCGTCGCCGACGCCACCCTGATGCCGCAGCTGCATGCGCGCACCGAGGATCCGATCGATCCCGACGCCAGCGCCTCGTTCCTGGTCGCCGGCTTCGACGCGGAGTGGGAGCTGCCGCTGTTCGGGCGCGGCGACGCCACCCGCCGCATCAGCCGCGGCGACCTGCAGACCGCGCAGGCGAACCTGGAACAGGTCCGCACCGCCACCGTCGCCGAGGTGGCGCGCAACTGGACCGAGCTGCGCCATGCGCAACAGGCCGAACAGCTGCTGCAACGCATCGCGCAGGCACGCCAGCGGCAGGCGACGCTGAGCGTGGCGCTGGTCGGGCTGCGCCTGGCGCCGCCGGCGGCGGCGGCGCAGGCGCAGGCCGCGCAAGCGCAGGCGCAGGCCGCACTGGGCGAACCGCGCAGCGCCGGCGCCGCCGCCGCGCAACGGCTGGCGGTGCTGCTGGCGCGCAGCACGCCGGACCCGGCCTGGCGCGACGCGGCGACCGCGCCGGCCGTCCCCGGCGCCACGGCGCCGGGATTGCGGATCGGCGCGATCGACGCGGTGCCCGCCGACCTGCTGCGGCGGCGCCCGGACATCGCCGCGCGCGAGGCCGAGGTGCTCGGCGCCGCCGGCGAACTGGGCATCGCCCGCGCCGACCGCTACCCCAGCATCGGCCTGGGCGGCGCGATCCACTGGTCCACCAACCTGCTCTCGCATCGCCGCACCGCCACCCCGCACGGCATCGCCTCGTTAGGGCCAGTGATCGACATCCCGCTGTTCGACTGGGGGCTGCGCCAGGCCACGGCGCAGGCCCGCGGCGAACTGCTGCAGGCGGCGACGCTGGCCTACCGCCAATGCGTGCTGGAGGCGGTGGCCGAAGTGCAGAACGCGCTGACCGCGCTGGAACAGCAGCGCCAGCGCGAACTGGCGCAGCAGCAGGCCTTGCAGGCGCTGCAGCAGGCCGCCGACGCGGCGCAGGCGCGGCGCCGGCTGGGCCTGGGCAGCGATCTGGAGGTCGCCACGCAGCAGGCCGCGCGCGACCAGGCCGCGCTGGAGCTGCTGGAGACGCAGCGCCAGCGCGACCTCGACTACATCGCGTTGCAGACCGCACTGGGCAGCGCGCAAACGCAGGCCAGTACCAGCGCCGCGGGCAGCGCAGGCGCGGCGCCCTGATGGTCGCGCTG carries:
- a CDS encoding TolC family protein, with translation MSRRRAFRLAGLAGLSAAALAGCVSTPLPDLAQPLPPQWSALPAAASPRPAGSAWWQDFHDPQLDALVAQALRDDLDVAQALARLRAARRMDGVADATLMPQLHARTEDPIDPDASASFLVAGFDAEWELPLFGRGDATRRISRGDLQTAQANLEQVRTATVAEVARNWTELRHAQQAEQLLQRIAQARQRQATLSVALVGLRLAPPAAAAQAQAAQAQAQAALGEPRSAGAAAAQRLAVLLARSTPDPAWRDAATAPAVPGATAPGLRIGAIDAVPADLLRRRPDIAAREAEVLGAAGELGIARADRYPSIGLGGAIHWSTNLLSHRRTATPHGIASLGPVIDIPLFDWGLRQATAQARGELLQAATLAYRQCVLEAVAEVQNALTALEQQRQRELAQQQALQALQQAADAAQARRRLGLGSDLEVATQQAARDQAALELLETQRQRDLDYIALQTALGSAQTQASTSAAGSAGAAP